The following are encoded in a window of Kitasatospora fiedleri genomic DNA:
- a CDS encoding aldehyde dehydrogenase family protein — protein sequence MELIDPRTGGVRRTVVPGRADEVAAAVAGARAARAGWAALAPRERQRRLGALAELVERHAGEYVAAECAGTGKPVAEAANEVAEVADLFRFYGGAVRAATAPAAGDYLPGHQSWVRWEPVGVVAAVVPWNYPLLMAGWRCAPALAAGNPVVLKPAETTPDSALLLAEHAEQALGPGVLTALPGDRETGRLLVGAGCDLVAFTGSPAGGADVVARAGLTPVSLELGGNSPVLVLPDAPADTWRQLAAACTYNAGQSCAAPARVIVLEPVYREAVAALAAAMAERRAGRDFGPLNNPDQAARYDRVLASSGAKSVHTAPGRGDGLWRPATVLADLPDDDPAVVEEVFGPLLTVQRAATLDEAVALAESVPQALAASVWTTDLSTGLALTDRISAGEVWLNCHLAQSAELPHSGRRSSGAGTDLSALALREYQRPKTVTARLL from the coding sequence ATGGAACTGATCGATCCCCGCACCGGCGGTGTCCGCCGTACCGTGGTGCCCGGCCGGGCGGACGAGGTGGCGGCGGCCGTGGCCGGGGCCCGGGCGGCCCGGGCCGGGTGGGCGGCGCTGGCGCCGCGGGAGCGGCAGCGGCGGCTGGGCGCGCTGGCGGAGCTGGTCGAGCGGCACGCCGGGGAGTACGTGGCGGCCGAGTGCGCCGGGACCGGGAAGCCGGTGGCGGAGGCGGCGAACGAGGTGGCCGAGGTGGCCGACCTGTTCCGGTTCTACGGGGGCGCGGTGCGGGCCGCGACGGCGCCCGCCGCGGGCGACTACCTTCCCGGTCACCAGAGTTGGGTGCGCTGGGAGCCGGTCGGGGTGGTGGCGGCCGTGGTGCCGTGGAACTACCCGCTGCTGATGGCGGGTTGGCGCTGCGCGCCCGCGCTGGCGGCCGGGAACCCGGTGGTGCTCAAGCCCGCCGAGACCACCCCCGACAGTGCGCTGCTGCTCGCCGAGCACGCCGAACAGGCCCTCGGCCCGGGCGTGTTGACCGCGCTGCCGGGCGACCGGGAGACCGGTCGGCTGCTGGTCGGCGCGGGCTGCGACCTGGTCGCCTTCACCGGCAGCCCGGCGGGCGGCGCGGACGTGGTCGCCCGGGCCGGGCTGACCCCGGTCAGTCTCGAACTCGGCGGCAACAGCCCGGTGCTGGTGCTGCCGGATGCCCCCGCCGACACCTGGCGGCAGCTGGCCGCCGCGTGCACGTACAACGCGGGGCAGAGCTGCGCCGCGCCCGCCCGGGTGATCGTGCTGGAGCCGGTCTACCGGGAGGCGGTGGCCGCGCTGGCCGCCGCGATGGCCGAGCGGCGGGCCGGGCGGGACTTCGGCCCGCTCAACAACCCGGACCAGGCGGCCCGTTACGACCGCGTCCTGGCCTCGTCCGGGGCGAAGTCCGTGCACACCGCGCCGGGGCGCGGCGACGGGCTGTGGCGGCCCGCGACGGTGCTGGCCGACCTGCCGGACGACGACCCGGCGGTGGTCGAGGAGGTGTTCGGTCCGCTGCTGACCGTGCAGCGGGCCGCGACGCTGGACGAGGCGGTGGCGCTGGCCGAGTCCGTGCCGCAGGCCCTGGCCGCCTCGGTCTGGACCACCGACCTGTCCACCGGCCTGGCCCTCACCGACCGGATCTCGGCCGGCGAGGTCTGGCTGAACTGCCACCTCGCCCAGTCCGCCGAACTCCCGCACAGCGGCCGCCGCTCCTCCGGCGCGGGCACCGACCTGTCGGCGCTGGCCCTGCGCGAGTACCAGCGGCCCAAGACGGTCACGGCCCGGCTGCTCTGA